A genomic window from Sphingobacterium sp. BN32 includes:
- a CDS encoding IS256 family transposase, whose product MKEQTPFDFERFKAEALQGLSEGKSLSPNDGVLAPLMKHLLESMLSGEMDNHLEEEKASGNSNRRNGKTKKTVRGPHTGTFELETSRDRSGTFEPKIVPKRQLIITEQLEGHVLSMYAKGMSMRGISDFIREMYAMEISATEISRITESVMPAVNEWRSRPLEAVYPFVFLDCMHYKVRQNGTVESRAIYNILGIGMDGRKDLIGLYSSEHEGAKFWLSVLTDLKQRGVEDILIACIDGLKGFPEAIEAIFPKTRIQLCVVHQIRSSIRYVTDKDKREVIADMKPIYRAVNEEMGYENLLLFEEKWGKKYPLAVKSWLENWVNLSTFFEYDQHIRKIIYTTNPIEGMHRQIRKITKTKGAFNSEQALLKLMYLIIRDISKKWTMPAHNWALTISQLYIKFGDRIRLDKSF is encoded by the coding sequence ATGAAAGAACAGACCCCATTTGACTTTGAACGCTTCAAGGCAGAAGCGCTTCAAGGATTATCCGAAGGCAAGAGCCTATCTCCCAATGACGGCGTTCTGGCGCCCCTGATGAAACATCTATTGGAATCGATGCTTTCGGGCGAGATGGACAACCATCTTGAAGAAGAAAAAGCCTCAGGCAATAGTAATCGTAGGAACGGCAAGACCAAAAAGACGGTCCGGGGTCCGCATACGGGCACCTTCGAGTTGGAAACGAGCCGCGATCGATCTGGAACGTTCGAGCCTAAGATTGTCCCCAAACGCCAATTAATCATTACAGAACAGTTAGAAGGTCATGTTTTGAGTATGTATGCCAAAGGTATGAGCATGCGTGGTATCAGCGATTTCATCCGTGAAATGTATGCTATGGAGATTTCCGCGACAGAGATTTCTCGGATTACCGAAAGCGTCATGCCTGCTGTCAATGAATGGCGAAGTCGCCCCTTAGAAGCTGTTTATCCTTTTGTATTCCTGGACTGCATGCACTATAAGGTTCGTCAGAACGGAACGGTAGAATCAAGAGCCATCTACAATATATTGGGTATAGGTATGGATGGTCGTAAAGACCTGATCGGGCTTTATAGTTCAGAACATGAGGGCGCTAAATTTTGGCTTTCGGTTCTTACAGACCTAAAGCAACGCGGTGTTGAGGATATCCTGATTGCCTGTATTGACGGGCTTAAAGGCTTCCCTGAAGCTATAGAGGCCATATTTCCAAAGACTAGGATCCAGCTCTGTGTTGTTCATCAGATCCGTTCGAGCATACGCTATGTGACAGATAAGGACAAAAGAGAAGTAATAGCCGACATGAAACCAATCTACCGAGCGGTCAATGAAGAAATGGGTTATGAGAACCTGCTGCTGTTCGAGGAAAAATGGGGGAAGAAATATCCACTAGCAGTTAAGTCATGGCTGGAAAATTGGGTAAATCTTTCCACCTTCTTCGAATATGACCAGCATATACGGAAGATTATATATACGACTAACCCCATTGAGGGGATGCATCGACAGATCAGAAAGATAACCAAGACAAAGGGAGCTTTCAACTCAGAACAGGCGCTCTTAAAACTAATGTATTTGATCATCAGGGATATTTCCAAAAAATGGACAATGCCCGCACATAACTGGGCATTGACAATATCCCAACTCTATATCAAATTTGGTGATAGAATCAGGCTAGATAAGAGCTTTTAG
- a CDS encoding PAS domain-containing sensor histidine kinase: MSRIAIADFFKVLALLSLAVGIAYLIFLGYYSYALLLFLISFYLAYRFVASHRFLVKQLLEFSEAVKYRDFTRRFVVKNNRSTEGKLFQAFNQINEIYKNISIDQALQHQYLNKVINMLDTAILFFHADTGKVIWVNDAFKSLFQVPHLGNIAGLQRRNADLYEKTMQLKVGKQQMETTNSASGKIKVLLQCSEFETQDGQFRIVVYQNINEAIDETETKAWHKLLRVLTHEIMNSIGPISSLAETLHSRLEQWEGDQDIEDLKVGIFTIKRRSEGLLQFAKSYRLINKVDQPQVAEILLVQLFENIYQLLEPTLLQKNIDVDIIIKNTRMVLLADISLVEQVLINLLLNAIEAVKDQPEPYISLSGIESNGRIQIKIQDNGVGMSPDIQEQIFTPFFTTKKTGTGVGLTLSKQIMLMHNGNLLVDSQEGEGSVFTLQF, from the coding sequence ATGTCGAGAATAGCGATTGCTGATTTTTTTAAAGTGCTGGCACTCCTGTCGCTGGCAGTGGGTATCGCCTATTTAATTTTCTTAGGCTACTATAGCTATGCGCTTTTACTTTTTCTGATTTCTTTTTATTTAGCCTATCGCTTTGTTGCCAGCCATCGGTTTCTCGTGAAACAATTGCTCGAATTTTCCGAAGCGGTAAAATACAGAGACTTCACTCGCCGCTTCGTGGTCAAGAATAACCGATCGACGGAGGGAAAGCTTTTTCAGGCTTTCAACCAAATCAACGAAATCTATAAGAACATAAGCATCGACCAGGCGCTTCAGCATCAGTATCTCAACAAGGTGATCAATATGCTGGATACCGCCATCTTATTCTTCCATGCCGATACCGGTAAAGTTATTTGGGTAAACGATGCCTTTAAATCCCTCTTTCAGGTCCCCCATCTTGGCAATATCGCAGGCTTGCAGCGCAGAAATGCCGATCTGTATGAAAAGACCATGCAGCTGAAAGTAGGGAAGCAACAGATGGAAACCACCAATTCCGCCTCGGGAAAGATCAAAGTGCTCCTGCAATGCTCGGAATTTGAAACCCAGGATGGGCAGTTTCGCATCGTGGTGTACCAAAACATCAACGAAGCAATCGACGAAACAGAAACAAAAGCTTGGCATAAGCTGCTCCGCGTATTGACCCATGAAATCATGAACTCTATTGGTCCGATCAGCTCCCTAGCCGAAACCCTGCATAGCCGTTTGGAACAATGGGAGGGTGATCAGGATATCGAGGACCTTAAAGTCGGGATATTTACGATCAAACGCCGCAGCGAAGGGCTCTTGCAGTTCGCGAAGAGCTATCGCCTGATCAATAAAGTCGATCAGCCACAAGTGGCAGAAATTCTGCTGGTGCAACTCTTCGAAAACATCTATCAGCTCCTGGAGCCAACGCTCCTACAGAAGAATATCGACGTAGATATCATCATCAAAAATACACGGATGGTCCTCCTGGCAGATATCAGCTTGGTCGAGCAGGTATTAATTAACTTGCTGCTCAACGCCATTGAAGCCGTCAAAGATCAGCCGGAACCTTATATCAGCCTCTCTGGTATCGAGAGCAACGGCCGCATACAGATCAAGATTCAAGATAACGGCGTCGGCATGTCGCCCGACATCCAAGAACAGATCTTTACCCCATTCTTTACCACCAAAAAAACCGGAACCGGCGTAGGACTTACCCTCAGTAAGCAAATTATGCTGATGCACAACGGAAACCTCCTGGTAGACAGCCAAGAAGGGGAGGGAAGTGTGTTTACTTTGCAGTTTTGA
- a CDS encoding sigma-54 dependent transcriptional regulator, whose product MKKATVLVVDDDQDLLTATRILLRPKVKEVIVEHNPEKLLNILEKHSVDILLLDMNFKSAINTGNEGLYWLGKVKENFPAVQVVMITAYGAVDLAVKSLKQGAADFIVKPWQNEQLLSTLQGLMDEHKPAQANVKSKPLVTDQGIVGKSAIMNDLFYKLDKVSPTEANILILGENGTGKDLIANAIHQRSLRNKNPFIKVDVGSLTETLFESELFGYKKGAFTDAREDRKGRFENADTGTLFLDEIGNINLQQQAKLLSVLQNRAVVPLGSSQPVAVDIRLISATNVPLKSLADESRFRKDLIYRINTLEIQVPALRERTDDIPLLANHFLDFYNKKYHKNIAGLEADAIQKLKQYHFPGNVRELQYSIERAVIMSDQSSLCADDILFSPIESVPETTSSSADFSSHNLEEMERKAIKSAIDRYNGNISKAAKELGLTRAALYRRLEKYNL is encoded by the coding sequence ATGAAGAAAGCAACCGTACTTGTTGTAGATGATGATCAGGATTTATTAACCGCCACCCGTATCCTGTTAAGACCGAAAGTTAAAGAGGTTATTGTAGAACATAACCCGGAGAAACTACTGAATATATTAGAGAAGCATTCGGTTGATATCCTCTTATTGGATATGAACTTTAAGAGTGCCATCAATACCGGTAACGAGGGTTTATACTGGTTGGGCAAGGTGAAGGAGAATTTTCCTGCGGTGCAGGTCGTGATGATTACGGCTTATGGCGCGGTAGATTTAGCGGTGAAATCATTGAAACAAGGCGCCGCGGACTTTATCGTGAAGCCTTGGCAGAACGAACAATTATTGAGCACCCTACAGGGATTGATGGACGAGCATAAACCGGCTCAGGCAAATGTGAAGTCGAAGCCCTTGGTTACGGATCAGGGTATTGTAGGCAAGTCGGCCATTATGAACGACCTGTTTTACAAGCTCGACAAGGTATCACCTACCGAAGCCAATATCCTTATCCTCGGAGAAAACGGAACGGGAAAGGATCTCATAGCAAATGCTATCCATCAACGTTCCTTGCGCAATAAAAATCCATTTATCAAAGTCGATGTAGGTTCACTAACGGAAACCCTATTTGAGAGTGAACTGTTTGGCTATAAGAAAGGAGCATTTACGGATGCCCGGGAAGATCGAAAAGGCCGTTTTGAGAATGCCGACACTGGTACGCTTTTTCTGGATGAGATCGGAAATATCAACCTGCAACAACAGGCGAAGCTATTGAGTGTATTGCAGAATCGCGCGGTTGTTCCTTTGGGTTCAAGCCAGCCGGTTGCAGTGGATATACGTTTAATTTCCGCGACGAATGTTCCATTGAAATCATTGGCAGATGAGTCAAGGTTCCGAAAAGACTTGATCTACAGAATCAACACCTTGGAGATACAGGTGCCCGCACTGCGTGAGCGAACAGATGATATCCCTCTTTTGGCGAACCATTTCCTTGATTTTTACAATAAGAAATACCATAAAAACATTGCCGGTTTAGAAGCCGATGCCATACAAAAACTGAAGCAGTACCACTTTCCGGGAAATGTCCGCGAATTGCAGTACAGTATTGAAAGGGCAGTGATTATGTCTGATCAATCAAGTCTCTGTGCTGATGATATTCTTTTTTCTCCCATTGAGTCTGTTCCTGAAACAACGAGCTCAAGTGCCGACTTTTCTTCGCATAACCTGGAAGAGATGGAACGGAAGGCGATTAAGTCAGCCATTGACCGTTACAATGGAAACATCAGCAAGGCTGCGAAGGAATTGGGTCTGACACGAGCCGCTTTATACAGACGCCTAGAGAAATATAATTTATAA
- a CDS encoding TolC family protein, with the protein MKYLTIYLYIVTICCCLVSNLKGQTKTLSLSDCIRMAITNNPTLLRSELNIDRADLQHKQARYDRLPQVNAGLSHELSQGRSIDPTTNQYVDRYNSYGNQYLSANVPIFNGFAILHNIRRRANAKEAGKLEFEGARNELKLDVIEAYLKVLTAQDMLTQIVGQIAVTKEQLHRHEVLNREGAVAPGDLYDIKGQYNSDLNLLEQTKQSLNDAELTLATFLNIPVTELPALEKLETEQASRVYNAEDLFRSSLTVLPEYRALDWRMKEMEENIKLMKSEYYPSLSLGAGLGSNYSKDGGEAFNQIKNNLRKSVSLSLTIPIFNRFATRTNVRMAQVDFNEAVLNKSIRENELRMNTAKAVFDLRTAQTNVQNLKEQEKSYQEAFRIANVHFEAGNSNSVIYLTAKNKLDNTRSQLVIKQYEWLLQKYINDYYAGALDL; encoded by the coding sequence ATGAAATACTTAACCATCTATTTATATATCGTAACAATTTGTTGTTGTTTAGTTAGCAATCTTAAGGGGCAAACAAAAACCTTGTCCCTTTCGGATTGCATTCGCATGGCAATAACGAATAATCCTACTTTATTGCGTTCGGAACTGAATATAGACCGGGCGGATTTACAACATAAACAGGCGCGCTACGATCGCTTGCCGCAGGTTAATGCTGGATTATCGCATGAACTTAGTCAGGGTAGAAGTATTGACCCGACGACCAACCAGTATGTAGACCGCTATAATAGCTACGGAAATCAATACCTAAGTGCGAATGTTCCCATATTCAATGGCTTTGCGATCTTGCATAATATCCGACGTAGGGCGAATGCGAAGGAGGCAGGGAAGTTGGAGTTTGAGGGTGCGAGAAATGAGCTGAAACTGGATGTCATCGAGGCTTATCTGAAAGTCCTAACGGCGCAGGATATGCTGACTCAGATTGTAGGGCAAATTGCTGTAACGAAAGAACAGTTGCATAGACACGAGGTTTTGAACAGAGAAGGTGCGGTTGCTCCGGGCGACCTCTACGATATCAAAGGACAATACAATAGCGATCTGAATTTGTTGGAGCAGACGAAGCAATCTTTGAATGATGCAGAATTAACACTTGCGACTTTTTTAAACATCCCTGTTACCGAACTGCCCGCATTAGAAAAATTGGAGACCGAGCAAGCGAGCAGGGTATACAACGCCGAGGATCTCTTTCGTTCTTCCTTGACGGTGCTCCCTGAGTATCGCGCTTTGGATTGGCGGATGAAGGAGATGGAGGAAAATATTAAACTGATGAAGTCAGAATATTATCCATCGCTATCCCTCGGTGCTGGCTTAGGATCTAACTACAGCAAGGATGGGGGCGAAGCGTTTAACCAGATTAAGAATAACCTTCGAAAAAGCGTGTCATTAAGCTTAACCATCCCGATTTTCAACAGATTTGCAACTCGTACGAATGTGCGCATGGCGCAGGTTGATTTCAACGAGGCAGTGCTGAATAAAAGTATTCGTGAAAACGAACTCCGGATGAACACCGCAAAAGCCGTATTCGACTTGCGGACGGCACAGACGAATGTCCAGAATTTGAAAGAACAGGAGAAAAGCTATCAGGAAGCTTTCCGGATAGCTAATGTACATTTCGAAGCGGGCAATAGTAATTCGGTCATCTATTTGACTGCGAAAAACAAATTGGACAACACGCGTAGTCAGTTGGTGATCAAACAATACGAGTGGTTGCTTCAAAAATATATTAACGATTACTATGCAGGTGCATTGGATTTATAA
- a CDS encoding IS3 family transposase, whose translation MSKQAVHQRAVRHSRYQVQFAELIEKADKVRKEHPGCGVEKLYYMLRPDFVGRDRFIETMMSLGYRLKVKKNYRRTTRGLSTAYPNLINGLVVGTPNQVWQSDITYFYVGDRFYYGVFIIDVYTKKIVGYQVSNHMQSTANLKALRMALKNNGAPQYHHSDRGAQYHATAYLQLLKENNCRVSMGKSAQDNAYAERINGTIKNEYLDYWKPKTFESLKKMVNRAVKQYNKRRLHNSLHRMSPESFEEKWFREILSPKPLITIFDQVDKL comes from the coding sequence ATGAGCAAACAGGCGGTGCATCAGCGCGCTGTTCGCCATTCCCGTTATCAGGTTCAATTCGCTGAGCTGATCGAAAAAGCGGATAAAGTGCGTAAGGAACATCCCGGTTGTGGGGTGGAAAAACTGTATTATATGCTCCGTCCGGATTTTGTGGGGAGAGATCGTTTCATAGAGACCATGATGTCTTTAGGATATCGATTGAAGGTCAAGAAGAACTATCGCAGGACGACTCGCGGGCTTTCCACAGCCTACCCTAATCTGATCAATGGCTTGGTTGTAGGGACTCCCAATCAGGTTTGGCAATCGGACATCACCTACTTCTACGTGGGCGATAGGTTCTACTATGGAGTGTTCATTATCGACGTTTACACCAAAAAGATCGTTGGATATCAAGTATCCAATCATATGCAGTCAACAGCTAATCTTAAGGCACTACGAATGGCCCTTAAGAATAACGGGGCACCCCAATATCATCATTCAGACCGAGGTGCCCAATATCATGCGACAGCTTATCTGCAGCTGTTGAAAGAGAATAATTGCAGGGTGAGCATGGGCAAGAGTGCCCAGGACAATGCATACGCTGAGCGGATCAATGGAACCATCAAGAATGAGTATCTGGATTATTGGAAGCCCAAGACGTTCGAAAGCTTAAAAAAAATGGTCAATAGAGCTGTCAAACAGTACAATAAACGAAGACTGCACAACTCATTACATAGGATGTCGCCAGAGAGTTTCGAAGAAAAGTGGTTTAGGGAGATATTGTCTCCTAAACCACTAATAACTATATTTGATCAAGTTGATAAATTGTAA
- a CDS encoding transposase, translating into MQTNLRLIRKSRVYSDDFKREIVSLFESGKLSVLQLERLYGISNPTIYNWIYKFSNFNEKGQRIMEMKSSSTHKVKAMEQRIRELERMIGQKQIKIDFLEKMIDIAGEDLKVDIRKNFNTPPSDGSGNTQEK; encoded by the coding sequence ATGCAAACAAATTTGCGGTTAATCAGGAAATCACGGGTTTATTCTGATGATTTTAAGCGGGAAATAGTTTCCCTATTTGAGAGTGGGAAGTTGAGTGTTCTACAGTTAGAGCGGCTTTATGGAATAAGTAATCCCACGATCTATAATTGGATCTATAAATTTTCTAACTTTAATGAGAAAGGACAACGTATAATGGAGATGAAATCAAGTAGCACCCACAAAGTAAAAGCCATGGAACAGCGTATCCGTGAACTGGAGCGGATGATCGGCCAGAAGCAGATCAAGATCGATTTCTTGGAGAAGATGATCGACATCGCTGGAGAGGATCTTAAGGTCGATATCAGAAAAAATTTCAACACCCCACCATCGGATGGTTCCGGGAACACGCAGGAAAAATAG
- a CDS encoding cystathionine gamma-synthase: MAYKFATKAIHAGQQADPTTGAVMTPIYQTSTYQQKAPGDHKGFEYSRGTNPTRKALEDCMAALENGKFGLAFSSGMAATDCVLRLLKPGDEVVTGDDLYGGSYRIFTKVYEPMGIKFTFVDTSDVGAVRNAITDKTKLIWVETPTNPTLKVADIAAIAEVAKEKKVLYVVDNTFASPYLQNPLDLGADIVMHSVTKYLGGHSDVVMGALLMNDEELYKNLWFYYNACGGTPGPQDAFLVLRGIKTLHLRMKAHCENGRKVAEYLKDHPKVDKIYWPGFTDHPGHEIAKKQMRDFGGMVSIVLKGADLNETFRIASQFKVFTLAESLGGVESLINHPATMTHGSIPKEAREKVGVVDNLLRLSVGVEDAEDLIADLEQALSR, from the coding sequence ATGGCTTACAAATTCGCAACCAAGGCAATCCATGCCGGACAACAAGCTGATCCGACCACGGGTGCCGTAATGACTCCTATATACCAAACATCGACTTATCAACAAAAAGCTCCAGGCGATCACAAGGGCTTTGAATACTCACGTGGAACTAACCCAACGCGCAAAGCCTTAGAGGACTGCATGGCGGCTTTAGAAAATGGCAAATTCGGTTTAGCTTTTTCTAGCGGAATGGCAGCGACCGATTGTGTTCTTCGATTGTTGAAACCTGGTGATGAAGTCGTAACGGGTGATGATCTTTATGGTGGCTCATACCGAATCTTTACGAAAGTTTATGAACCTATGGGGATTAAATTTACGTTCGTGGATACTTCGGATGTGGGAGCCGTTCGTAACGCAATTACCGATAAAACGAAATTGATCTGGGTAGAAACGCCGACAAATCCGACGTTGAAGGTTGCTGACATCGCAGCGATTGCGGAGGTAGCAAAAGAGAAAAAGGTGCTTTATGTCGTTGATAATACCTTTGCCTCTCCCTATTTACAGAATCCGTTAGACTTAGGTGCTGATATCGTTATGCATTCCGTAACGAAATACCTAGGGGGACATTCCGATGTCGTAATGGGCGCATTGTTGATGAACGATGAAGAGCTGTATAAGAACTTATGGTTTTACTATAATGCATGTGGTGGAACACCGGGTCCACAAGATGCTTTCCTAGTATTGCGTGGTATAAAAACGCTTCATTTGCGTATGAAAGCGCATTGTGAAAACGGTCGTAAAGTAGCGGAGTACTTGAAAGATCACCCGAAGGTAGATAAGATTTACTGGCCGGGATTTACAGACCATCCGGGACATGAGATCGCGAAAAAGCAAATGCGCGATTTTGGCGGGATGGTATCGATCGTACTGAAAGGTGCTGATCTGAACGAAACCTTCCGTATCGCTTCTCAATTTAAGGTATTCACTTTAGCAGAGTCACTTGGTGGGGTGGAATCATTGATTAATCATCCAGCAACGATGACGCATGGTTCGATTCCGAAGGAAGCACGTGAGAAAGTAGGGGTTGTTGACAACTTATTGCGCTTATCGGTTGGAGTAGAGGATGCCGAAGATTTGATCGCTGACTTGGAACAAGCACTGTCGCGTTAA
- a CDS encoding GDP-L-fucose synthase, with translation MKHLLILGCGWVAEELAKLYQSKGWQVWATTTQEEKYHRLKSDGIFAYVHNFDHEKELDLPLEVRFDAVVTSVPATAKNSLEDLGFRFYQVFRALSAIAYDKHYFLSSVGVYPDIDGTFDETYSEEDKLMPKLRFAEKRMQSLPDTSVFRLGGLFGKQRIFAKYFQDKIVTTGDQPANFIHLDDVLGLVEGAIDRQIPNGIYNLVCPEHPLKKEVIMKSAEKYILSYPAGFEPKDSFQKIVIGEKLPLLLNYTFKYPSPLDF, from the coding sequence ATGAAGCACCTATTGATATTAGGTTGTGGCTGGGTAGCCGAGGAGCTTGCAAAGCTATACCAAAGCAAGGGGTGGCAAGTTTGGGCGACAACGACCCAGGAAGAAAAATACCATCGCCTTAAAAGCGATGGTATTTTTGCTTATGTCCACAACTTCGACCATGAGAAGGAACTGGATCTTCCGCTGGAAGTGCGATTCGATGCTGTGGTGACTTCAGTTCCCGCAACAGCGAAGAATAGTTTGGAAGATTTGGGATTTCGTTTCTATCAGGTCTTTCGAGCACTGAGTGCAATAGCTTACGATAAGCACTATTTCTTAAGCTCAGTAGGCGTCTATCCGGATATCGACGGAACTTTCGATGAAACCTATAGTGAAGAAGATAAGCTGATGCCGAAATTAAGATTCGCTGAAAAACGGATGCAAAGTCTGCCCGATACCAGCGTGTTCAGACTTGGGGGGCTTTTTGGAAAGCAACGGATTTTTGCCAAATACTTCCAGGATAAAATCGTTACTACAGGCGATCAGCCTGCCAACTTTATACATTTAGACGATGTATTGGGTCTTGTCGAAGGGGCAATCGATAGGCAAATCCCTAATGGTATCTATAATTTGGTATGTCCTGAGCACCCTTTGAAGAAGGAGGTGATCATGAAATCCGCTGAGAAATATATCTTATCCTATCCGGCAGGGTTTGAACCGAAGGACAGTTTTCAGAAAATTGTCATCGGTGAAAAGCTTCCGCTATTGCTCAATTACACTTTTAAATACCCCTCTCCGCTAGATTTTTGA
- the proS gene encoding proline--tRNA ligase: MSKGITSRSEDYSQWYNDLVIKADLAEYSAVRGCMVIKPYGYGIWERMQAILDKRFKETGHSNAYFPLFIPKSFFSKEASHVEGFATECAVVTHYRLKNDGNGNIVVDEEAKLEEELIVRPTSETIIWNTYRGWIESYRDLPILVNQWANVVRWEMRTRLFLRTAEFLWQEGHTAHATSEEAIAEAEQMLDVYAEFAEKILAVPVVRGRKTENERFAGALDTYCIEALMQDGKALQAGTSHFLGQNFAKAFDVKFTSKEGKLEHVWATSWGVSTRLMGALIMAHSDDQGLVLPPRLAPIQVVIVPIYKTDEEKANLDAYVDGLSAELKILGISIKYDDRDTQRPGFKFAEWELKGVPLRVAIGARDMQNGTVELARRDTQTKETVEQAGLANRIHALLDEIQDNIYQKALNFRDSHITEVNSYDEFKTLLEEKGGFLSCHWDGTVETEKRVKEETKATIRCIPLDAKEEEGVCIFTGKPSKQRVLFAKAY; encoded by the coding sequence ATGAGTAAAGGAATTACGAGCCGTAGCGAAGACTATTCGCAGTGGTACAATGATCTAGTCATTAAGGCAGATCTGGCAGAATACTCTGCTGTAAGGGGATGTATGGTGATAAAACCATACGGATATGGAATTTGGGAAAGAATGCAAGCCATTCTGGACAAAAGATTTAAAGAAACCGGTCACTCGAATGCCTATTTCCCCCTTTTTATTCCCAAATCATTCTTCTCAAAAGAAGCATCCCACGTGGAAGGTTTTGCCACTGAATGTGCTGTAGTAACGCACTATCGTTTAAAGAACGATGGCAATGGTAATATCGTTGTCGATGAAGAGGCGAAGTTGGAGGAGGAACTGATTGTTCGTCCTACATCGGAAACCATCATCTGGAATACCTACCGTGGATGGATCGAGTCTTACCGTGACCTTCCTATATTGGTAAACCAATGGGCAAACGTTGTCCGCTGGGAAATGCGTACGCGTCTTTTCTTAAGAACTGCAGAGTTCCTTTGGCAAGAAGGCCATACTGCGCACGCAACCTCTGAAGAGGCGATTGCAGAAGCGGAACAAATGTTAGATGTATATGCTGAATTTGCGGAGAAGATTCTTGCTGTGCCGGTAGTACGCGGACGTAAGACGGAGAACGAACGTTTCGCAGGTGCGTTGGATACGTATTGTATCGAGGCTTTGATGCAAGATGGTAAAGCTTTGCAAGCAGGAACATCCCACTTCTTAGGTCAGAATTTTGCGAAAGCATTTGATGTGAAGTTCACCTCGAAAGAAGGTAAGTTAGAGCATGTTTGGGCAACATCATGGGGCGTTTCCACACGTTTGATGGGCGCGTTGATTATGGCGCATTCCGATGACCAAGGTCTAGTATTGCCTCCAAGACTGGCGCCAATACAAGTGGTAATCGTTCCTATCTATAAAACAGACGAAGAAAAAGCAAATCTTGATGCTTATGTCGATGGATTGAGCGCAGAGTTGAAGATCTTAGGTATATCGATTAAATATGATGACCGCGATACACAACGTCCTGGCTTTAAGTTTGCAGAATGGGAATTGAAAGGTGTTCCATTGCGCGTTGCGATTGGAGCACGCGATATGCAAAACGGTACGGTAGAATTGGCGAGACGCGATACACAGACCAAAGAAACAGTAGAACAAGCAGGCCTTGCTAATAGAATTCATGCCTTATTAGACGAGATCCAAGATAATATCTATCAGAAAGCGTTAAACTTCAGAGATTCACACATCACCGAAGTTAACTCATACGATGAATTTAAAACTTTATTAGAAGAAAAAGGTGGATTCTTGAGCTGTCACTGGGACGGTACAGTGGAAACTGAGAAACGCGTGAAAGAAGAAACGAAAGCAACAATCCGTTGTATTCCTTTGGATGCGAAGGAAGAGGAAGGAGTTTGTATTTTTACAGGCAAGCCTTCTAAACAACGTGTATTGTTTGCAAAAGCATACTAA